A stretch of the bacterium genome encodes the following:
- a CDS encoding nitrogenase component 1, protein MLDATPKKIADRKALRINPAKTCQPIGAIYAALGIHKCLPHSHGSQGCVSFHRMHLTRHFREPAMASTSSFTEGTSVFGGNANLREAIKNVFQVYKPDCLAIHTTCLSETIGDDVPGIIRNASDLIPEGKYVIHANTPSYVGSHITGFANMTKAMADYLAEKNLPGVSDRLNIIPGFVEPADIREIKRILNMFGIKYNLYPDTSDVMDAPQTGKYSFYPSGGAPIDMIKASGSAKATICMGPYSSMPAGIALDNKCGVELVSINVPVGIEATDRFIMKLLALTGRKTPPEEIINERGRLVDLMTDTNFQYQGKRVAIFGDPDMVIPMTDFIVSLGLIPVYCLTGTPGERFVNDIKRICEKVFPDVRVEAQADLFLLHQWLKNEKVDLIIGNTYGKYISRAEGIPLVRFGFPVLDRIAYPYFPNVGYQGAIRLLEKISTALLDKQDADALDEDLELVM, encoded by the coding sequence ATGTTAGATGCAACGCCTAAAAAAATAGCAGACAGAAAAGCTCTAAGAATTAATCCGGCAAAAACCTGCCAGCCGATTGGAGCGATCTACGCGGCGCTTGGAATTCATAAATGCCTTCCGCACAGTCATGGTTCCCAGGGTTGCGTGTCTTTTCACAGGATGCACCTTACAAGACATTTCAGGGAACCGGCAATGGCATCGACAAGCTCGTTTACCGAAGGTACTTCGGTATTCGGAGGGAACGCGAATTTAAGAGAGGCTATAAAAAATGTGTTTCAGGTTTATAAACCTGATTGCCTGGCAATACATACCACATGCCTTTCTGAAACAATAGGGGATGATGTGCCTGGTATTATAAGAAACGCAAGTGATTTAATCCCTGAGGGGAAATATGTGATTCACGCGAATACCCCGAGTTATGTGGGAAGCCACATAACCGGTTTCGCGAATATGACAAAGGCCATGGCGGATTATCTTGCTGAAAAGAACCTGCCGGGGGTGTCAGACAGGCTAAATATTATTCCGGGATTTGTTGAACCCGCTGATATACGGGAAATAAAAAGGATATTAAATATGTTTGGAATAAAATATAACCTCTATCCTGATACGTCTGATGTTATGGATGCGCCGCAAACAGGAAAATACAGCTTTTATCCGAGCGGAGGAGCCCCGATCGATATGATAAAAGCCTCAGGATCAGCAAAGGCCACAATATGTATGGGCCCTTATTCTTCTATGCCCGCCGGCATAGCCTTAGACAATAAATGCGGGGTTGAACTAGTCTCAATAAACGTGCCTGTCGGCATAGAAGCCACAGACCGGTTTATCATGAAATTACTGGCTTTAACAGGACGCAAAACTCCTCCGGAAGAAATAATAAACGAAAGAGGGCGGCTGGTGGACCTTATGACAGATACAAATTTTCAATATCAGGGAAAACGTGTGGCGATCTTTGGAGACCCGGATATGGTGATACCGATGACGGATTTTATTGTAAGTCTAGGATTAATACCGGTTTACTGTTTGACAGGAACACCAGGTGAAAGGTTTGTGAACGATATAAAAAGAATTTGCGAAAAAGTGTTCCCGGATGTAAGAGTGGAAGCCCAGGCAGACCTTTTTCTTTTGCACCAGTGGCTTAAAAATGAGAAAGTGGACCTGATTATTGGAAATACTTACGGGAAATATATTTCCAGGGCGGAAGGTATTCCTCTCGTCAGATTCGGATTTCCGGTCCTGGACCGGATCGCTTATCCGTATTTCCCGAATGTGGGGTACCAGGGAGCGATAAGGTTATTAGAGAAAATAAGTACCGCTTTGCTCGATAAACAGGACGCTGACGCGCTGGATGAAGATCTTGAATTGGTTATGTAA